The genomic interval CCACGGTTGCCGACGTGCTGCGCCGGGCCGATCACGCGTTACTGTCGGCGAAGTCCGGCGGCGGCAACGGGGTCGCGGTATTCACCGACGCGATGCGGGCCCAGTTCGAACTGCAGGACGACGTGGAGTTGAACCTGCGCGGCGCGGTCTCGGACGGGTCGCTGCTGCTGCATTTCCAGCCGGAGGTCGACCTGCGCACCGGCCGGATCGTGGCGCTGGAAGCGCTGGTCCGCTGGATGCACCCGACCCGCGGTATGTTGCCGCCCGCCGCGTTCGTCACCGTCGCCGAAGCCACGAATCTCGCGGGCGAACTGGGCCGCTGGGTGATCCGCTCGGCCTGCGCGCAGTTCGCCGAGTGGCGCCGGCGCGGCCTGGCCTCCAATGTCGTGATGCGCATCAATGTCTCGCCGGTGCAGCTGGTCAGTCTGGACTTCGTGGAGCGGATCGAGGACATCCTGCGCCTGTTCGGCATCGACGGCAGTTCGGTCTGCCTGGAGATCACCGAACATGTCGTCGTGCAAGATCTCGCGCGCACCCAGGTGACGCTGCGCGGGTTGAAGCGGATGGGCGTGCAGATCGCCATCGACGATTTCGGCACCGGTTACAGCTCGCTGTCGCATTTGAAGGCCCTGCCGGTGGACGCCGTGAAGATCGACCGCGGCTTCGTCCAGCGCCTGGGCGCGAGCACCGACGACCTCGCCATCGTGAAGTCCATCATCGGCCTGGCGGGTTCCTTCGGCCTCGGCGTCGTCGGTGAGGGCGTGGAAACCGCCGTCGCCGCCCGCACCCTCGTCGGCCTCGGTTGCTATCGCGCGCAAGGTTTCCTGATCGCCCGCCCGATGCCCGCCGACGAGGTCGAGGAGCACCTCGCGGTCGGCCGCATCCCGCTCGACCTGGAACTTCCCCGGGCGGGCCGCGGCACCGCGCCGCGCTGAGCGGCGCGAACGGTTCTTTCTCCTCCTGTTCACTCCACGTTGCGCTGTACGGCCCCCGCGAACACCGCGTCCGTTGAACGATCGGTGGGTGCGCATAGTCCAACTGGCGAACTTCTACGGACCGCGATCGGGCGGACTGCGCACCGCCCTGCATCATTTGGGCGAGGGTTACGTCGCGGCGGGCCATGAGGTGGTGCTGATCGTGCCCGGCGCGCGCCGCACCGAGGAGATGCTGCCGACCGGCGTGCTGCGGATTACCTTGCCCGCCTTGCCGATTCCCGGGACCGGCGGCTATCGCGCCGCCGATCCGCGCCGCGTCGCGGATGTCCTGTCCGGGCTCGGGCCCGACGTCCTGGAGGTATCGGATCGCCTGACGCTGCGCGGTTTCGGTCGCTGGGCGCGCCGCCGGGACGTGACCGGGGTGATGATCTCGCACGAGCGGCTCGACCGCTTGCTCGGTCAGATCATGCCGGGCCCCGCCGCGCGAAGGCTCGCCGACCTGGCCAATCGGCGCACCGCGCGGGATTACGAAATCGTCGTCTGCACCACCGATTTCGCGCGGGCGGAATTCGAGCGGATCGGCGCGCCGAACGTCGAATTGGTCCCGCTCGGAGTCGATCTCGACCTGTTCAGCCCGCACCGCCGCGACGGCCGGCTGCGGGCGAACCTGGGCGTCCCCGGGCACCCGCTGCTGGTGCACTGCGGCCGGTTGTCGGTGGAGAAGCGGGTGGACCGCAGTATCGAGGCGGTCGGTGAACTGCGCAGGTCGGGCACCGAGGTCCGCCTGATAGTCGCCGGTGACGGTCCGCGGCGGGAGGCCCTGGAACGTCGCGCCCGCACGGTGCCCGCCCTGTCCGGAGGCCGGCCCGCCGTCCACTTCACCGGCTTCATCACCGACCGCGCCATGGTCGCGAAACTGCTTGCCACCGCCGACATTTCCCTCGCACCGGGTCCGCACGAAACCTTCGGCCTGGCCGCCCTCGAAGCCCTCGCCGCCGGCACGCCGGTGGTGGCCAGCCGGTCCTCGGCCCTCGCCGACATCGTCACGCCCGACTGCGGCGCCGTCGCCGCCGACGACCCCGCCGCCTTCGCCGATGCCGTCACCGACGTGCTCGCCCTGCCGCCCGCGGACCGCAGAAAAGCGGCCCGCACCCGGGCGGAGCAGTTCACCTGGCCCCGCGCGGTCGACCGCATGCTCTCCGTCCTCCAGCGCTAGCCGCGGGACCCCAGAATTGGGGGGTGTGACAGCTGCGGAATCCGGCTATACGTGCGGGAATGGGCAGTAGCCTCCGGGGACAGTGAAACGGCTATGAGAATGGAGTCGCGGTGCGCGGGTTGAGGCGGCGGCGGACCGAGGTGCGGGGCGCGAAGACTCTGGTGACCGGCGCGGCGAGTGGGATCGGCCGGGCGACCGCCCTGGCCGCGGCCGGCGCGGGAGCCGAACTCGTACTCACCGATATCAACGCGGCGGGGCTGGCGGAGACCGGCGCGCTGATCCGGTCCGCGGGCGGCGTCGTATTGGCCGCGCGCGCACTGGATATCACCGACTACGACGCCGTGACAGCCTTCGCTGAGGAGGTGCATGCCGCGCACGGCAGTCTCGACATCGTCATGAACGTCGCGGGTCATTCCATCTGGGGAACCGTGGAGAACCTGGAGCATCAGCACTGGCGGCGAATGGTCGAGGTGAATCTGATGGGGCCGATTCACGTGATCGAGAGCTTCGTGCCCGAGATGGTGCGCGCGGGCCGGGGCGGCGCGCTGGTGAACGTGTCCTCGGCCGCGGGCTTGATCGCGTTGCCGTGGCACGCGGCCTACAGCGCGGGCAAGTACGGCATCCGGGGCGTGTCCGAGGTGCTCCGATTCGACTTGGAGCCGCACGGGATCTCGGTGCATCTGGTGGCGCCCGGGGCGGTGAACACTCCGCTGGTGCGGTCGTTCGAGCTGGTCGGGATCGACAAGGAAGAACCCCGGGTCGCCCGGCTCACAACGGAATTCACCAAGCACGCGGTACCGCCGGAGAAGGTGGCGCGGGCCATCCTCACCGGTATCGAGCGCAATCGGTTCCTCGTCTACAGCTCGCCGGACATCCGGTTCGGCTACTGGTGGGCCCGGAAGTTCGCTCTGCCTTACGAATTCGTGATCCGGCGGATGAGCGCGCGGTTCAACCGGCTGCTGTCTGCGTCCCGGGCTCGCAGTTGACGGCGTTCTTCCCGGGCGGGCAGTTGATGTGGGTATCCAGGACGACGGCGCCCGGACCCTGCGCACCGAGCTGATCGCGCTCGTTCACCAGTTTGCAACTGCCCAGCGACAGGCAGCCGCAGCCGATGCACCCGGTCAGGTTGTCGCGCAAGCGAATCAGCTGGGTGATCCGATCGTCGAGGTCGCTGCGCCAGGTGGTGGACAGAGTTTCCCAGTCGCGACGGGTGGGCGTGCGGCCCTCGGGGAGCTTGTCCAGGGCCGCGCGAATCTCGCTGAGCGGTATGCCGACTCGCTGCGAGATACGGATGAATGCCACGCGCCGCAAGGTTTCTCGCGCGTAGCGGCGTTGGTTGCCGCTGGTCCGGCGGCTGGTGATCAGGCCCTCGCGTTCGTAGAAGTGCAACGCGGAGACCGCCACTCCGCTACGCTCGGACAGCTGCCCGGGGGTCAGCTCCTTTGTTCGCCAATCGGCTGTCGTCATGCACGCTCCTCCGTTCACCTAAACAATACTTCAGGTTAGGGTGGGCTGGGGGCGGAATCGGGGCAGCCCCCCGTGAACCGCACGACATCCGCGCGAATTCCGTGCTCAGCGGCCTCCGGCGAACTACGGTCGGATCATGGGAGCAGACGCACAACCCCGCGCCGAAGCGCAGCTCGGCGTGACCTCCGAAGTCGGAACCCTGCGCACGGTGCTACTGCACCGGCCGGGTGACGAACTCCGGCGGTTGACCCCGCGCAACAACGACCAACTGCTGTTCGACGGCATCCCCTGGGTGGAGCGCGCGCAGCAGGAACACGACACATTCGCTGGAGTGTTGCGTGACCGCGGAGTCGAGGTGCTGCTGCTGGCCGACCTGCTCGCCGAAACCCTCGCCGTCAGCGGCGCGGCGCGGATTCAGGGCATTTCCTCGGCGGTGGACGCGCGCAAGCTCGGACATCAGCTCGCCGACGAACTCGCCGCATACCTGCGCGGCGTCCCCGCCGGGGAACTGGCCGACCTGCTGATGGCGGGCATGACCTTCGACGAGCTACCCTTCGGCCCGGACGCCGCCTCCCTCGTGCGCCGGATGCACCACGGCGGCGATTTCGTCATCACCCCGCTGCCGAATCTGCTGTTCACCCGCGACTCCTCGTTCTGGGTCGGCCCGCGAGTGGCGATCACCTCCCTCGCGCTGCCCGCCCGGATGCGGGAAACCTCGCTCACCGACCTCATCTACGCCTTCCATCCCCGCTTCCTGGGCGTGCGCCGGGCCTACGAATCACACACCGCGCCGATAGAGGGCGGTGACGTGCTGCTGCTCGCGCCGGGCGTGGTGGCGGTGGGCGTGGGCGAGCGCACCTCGCCCGCGGGCGCGGAAGCCTTGGCGCGCAGCCTGTTCGACGACGACCTCGCGCACACCGTGCTGGTGGTGCCGATCGCGCAGAACCGGGCCACGATGCACCTCGACACCGTCTGCACCATGGTCGACACCGACGCCGTGGTGATGTACCCCGCCGTGCGGGATACCTTGCAGGCCTTCACCATTCATCGCGAGGACAACGGCGGGGTGAGCATGCGCGGGCCGGACCCGTTCCTGCCGGCGGCCGCGGAGGCGATGGGTATCGGGAAGCTGCGGGTCATCGACACCGGGCTCGACGGGGTCACCGCCGAACGCGAGCAATGGGACGACGGCAACAACACTCTCGCCGTCGCACCAGGAGTGGTGATCGCCTACGAACGCAACGAAATGACCAATGTGCGGCTCGCCGACGCCGGAATCGAGGTGCTCCGGATCCCCGGATCCGAGCTCGGCTCGGGGCGCGGCGGCCCCCGCTGTATGTCCTGCCCATTATCCCGAGATGCCGTGTGAGCGTGCCATGTTCGCCCTTACCATCGATCACGATTCATCGGTTCCCCCGTACGAGCAGTTGCGGCTGGGCGTCCTGGCCCAGGTGCGCTCGGGGGAGTTGACCGCGGGCACGAAGATCCCGACGGTGCGGGCGCTGGCCGCGGAGCTCGGACTGGCGCCGAACACGGTGGCCCGCGCGTATCGCGAGCTGGAGGCGGACGGGGTGCTGGAAACCCGGGGCCGGCAGGGCTCGTTCATCGCCTCCTCCGGCGATCCCACCCGGGACGCCGCCGGACGCGCGGCCACGGAGTATGTCGCCGCCATCCGTCGCTTGGGCGTGGACGACGAAACCGCCTTGCGCTACATCAGATCGGCGCTCGAAGCCTAACGCCAGCTCGGCAGCCACAAGTGGTCGTGCCAGTTGCTCTGGGTGATCGGCAGTGCGGTCAGAATCGGCCACAACCAGATGAAGTTCGCGATCACCACGCCCAGATACAGGCAGATCGTGAGCAAGCCGAGACTGCGCCGCTCGTTCGGCAGGAAAGTGCCCGCCTGCGTGCGCGGGAACCAGGAGCCCGCTCCGGGCAGCACGAAACCCCGTGCCGAACCGAGAATGTCGCCGAGTACCAGCGCGACGCCCATCATCAGGAACGGCGCCAGCGCGACCGCGTAGAAGTAGTACATCTGCCGATCCAGGGTGAGGAACCAGGGCAGCAGCGCCGCACCGTAACCCGTGAGCACGGCGGCGTAGCGCCAGTCCCGCCGCACCACGCCGCACCACGCCATCCAGCCGAGCACCGGGAACGCGATCCACCAGATAGCGGGTGTGCCGATCAGCATCACGGCCTTGACGCACTGGGACGCACCGCAACCGGTCACATTGGTGTCGGCGTAGTAGTAGAGCATCGGCCGCAGGCCCATCGGCCAGGTCCACGGCTTGGATTCCCACGGATGATGATTGCCCGCCGAATTGGTCAGAGTCGAATGGAAATTCAGGGACTCGCCGCTGTAGAACCACAGTGAGCGCAGCGCGTCGGGCAGGAAAGCCCAAGGCCCCCCGGTGCCGATCTGATTGCCCACCGCATACCGGTACACCCCGTCCTCACTGGCGAACCAGCCCCAGTAGGTCGCGAGATACACGCCGATCGGAATCAGCACCAGCGCGTACAGCGCGGGCCCCACATCGCGCAGTATCGTGCCGGCCCACGGCCGCCGCACGCCGTAGGCCCGCCGCGCCGCCACATCGAAGAGCACACTCAGCAAGCCGAACGCGACGATGAAATACACACCCGACCACTTGGTACCGCAAGCCAATCCGAGCAGCACGCCCGCGCCGAAACGCCACCAGCGCACACCTAGTCGCGGGCCCCACTCGCTCGCCCCGATGCGGCCCTGCGCGTCCACCAGCGCGATGCGGCGGCGCACGTCGTCGCGTTCGACGACGAGACAGCCGAACGCCGCGGTCACGAACAGCGCCATGAAGATGTCGAGCATGCCGATGCGCGAGGACACGAACAGCACGCCGTCGGCGATGGCCAGAATGCCCGCGATCGCGCCGATCAGCGTGGACCGGGCCAGCCGCCGCACGATCCGAATGATCAGCAGTACCAGGACCGTTCCGGCGAGCGCCGCGGTGAACCGCCAGCCCCAGCCGTTGTACCCGAACATCCATTCGCCGATGGCGATCATCTGCTTACCGACCGGCGGATGCACCACCAGCCCGTACCCGGGGTTGTCCTCCACTCCGCCGCCGGTCAGCATCTGCCAGGCCTGCGGCGCGTAGTGCTTCTCGTCGAAGACGGGCGTCCCCGCGTCGGTCGGATAGTTCAGCATGGTGAACCGCGTAACCGCCGCGAGCACCGTCAGGAACGCCGTGACCAGCCAGCCCCGCACGGTATCGGCCGGCCCGAAATCCGGCGACGGTCGCAGCGGTGCGGGACTCGACCACGAGGGCACGGTCCCGAACGGTGCGGTCGCGCGGGAGGTCACCTGGGTCACGCTCCGATGTTATGCGGTCCGGCGGACAAGGTCGCGCACCGGCAACCGCGCCGCCGCCGTGAATCACAACTACCTGGCAGTTCCACCGGCGTCCGGGCAACTAGGCTCGGGTCCGATCCGGCGCTGGCCGGGCGAACAGTTCAGACGGGAGTGCGGTGACGGAGGACGCGACGGCAGTGGGCCGGCTGGTGCTGGCGGCGACGCCGATGGGGGACATCGGGGACGCCTCGCAGCGGTTGCGGGATGCGCTGGGGTCGGCCGATGTCGTGGCGGCGGAGGACACCCGGCGGACCAAGACGCTGGCGAAGTCGCTCGCGGTGGAGATCACCGGCCGGGTGGTGAGCTTCTACGACCATGTGGAGGCGGCGCGAATTCCGGCGCTGCTGGCCGACATCGAGGCCGGACGCACGGTGCTGCTGGTCACCGACGCCGGCATGCCCTCGGTGAGTGATCCCGGGTACCGGCTGGTCGCGGCCTGTGTGGAACGGGATCTGCCGGTGACCTGCCTGCCCGGCCCGTCCGCGGTGACCACCGCGCTGGCGCTGTCCGGTCTGCCGGTGGAGCGCTTCTGCTTCGACGGTTTCCCGCCCCGCAAGGGCGGTCAGCGTCGGGAGTGGTTGCGTAGCTTGGCCACCGAGTCGCGTGCCTGCGTCTTCTTCGAAGCCCCGCATCGCCTCGCCGACTGCCTTGCCGACGCGGTCGAAGTGCTCGGGCCCGAGCGCCGTGCCGCCGTCTGCCGGGAACTCACCAAGACCTACGAGGAGGTCAAACGCGGCACCCTCGCCGAACTCGCCGCCTGGGCGACGACGGGCGTACGCGGTGAGATCACCGTCGTTCTCGAAGGCGCCCAGCCGAAATCCGCGGACCCCGCCGATCTGGTGGACGAGGTGGAATCCCTGACCGCCGAGGGCACCGGCTTGAAGGACGCCTGCGCTCGAATCGCAAGTGAGTACAACGTATCCCGCCGCGAACTGTACGACGCGGTGCTGGCCGCGCGCCG from Nocardia goodfellowii carries:
- a CDS encoding glycosyltransferase: MRIVQLANFYGPRSGGLRTALHHLGEGYVAAGHEVVLIVPGARRTEEMLPTGVLRITLPALPIPGTGGYRAADPRRVADVLSGLGPDVLEVSDRLTLRGFGRWARRRDVTGVMISHERLDRLLGQIMPGPAARRLADLANRRTARDYEIVVCTTDFARAEFERIGAPNVELVPLGVDLDLFSPHRRDGRLRANLGVPGHPLLVHCGRLSVEKRVDRSIEAVGELRRSGTEVRLIVAGDGPRREALERRARTVPALSGGRPAVHFTGFITDRAMVAKLLATADISLAPGPHETFGLAALEALAAGTPVVASRSSALADIVTPDCGAVAADDPAAFADAVTDVLALPPADRRKAARTRAEQFTWPRAVDRMLSVLQR
- a CDS encoding putative bifunctional diguanylate cyclase/phosphodiesterase, with the protein product MGVDATTMVAASERVLAKLVEHFDVDFSYLRHTERDRRATVLIAEWPHRAEVPDPDPLKVVYFEHADSVFRELEHAIEPIIVRPDVQSADYQETIRRSSGIPTVAMAAVPLISRGESTGVLGFIKQGDRDWSTRELNVLKAIAALFAQVQARVVAEERLRYIALHDDLTGLANRRALLEHMEERLRAGAPGPVAALFLDLDRLKALNDFLGHTAGDNFIRTLSSRLRENLDTHDMIARLGGDEFVIVPAKPMDAVAAELEATRIQQLIGRRVTVGGESVSRGASVGVAVGIPGETTVADVLRRADHALLSAKSGGGNGVAVFTDAMRAQFELQDDVELNLRGAVSDGSLLLHFQPEVDLRTGRIVALEALVRWMHPTRGMLPPAAFVTVAEATNLAGELGRWVIRSACAQFAEWRRRGLASNVVMRINVSPVQLVSLDFVERIEDILRLFGIDGSSVCLEITEHVVVQDLARTQVTLRGLKRMGVQIAIDDFGTGYSSLSHLKALPVDAVKIDRGFVQRLGASTDDLAIVKSIIGLAGSFGLGVVGEGVETAVAARTLVGLGCYRAQGFLIARPMPADEVEEHLAVGRIPLDLELPRAGRGTAPR
- the arcA gene encoding arginine deiminase; translated protein: MGADAQPRAEAQLGVTSEVGTLRTVLLHRPGDELRRLTPRNNDQLLFDGIPWVERAQQEHDTFAGVLRDRGVEVLLLADLLAETLAVSGAARIQGISSAVDARKLGHQLADELAAYLRGVPAGELADLLMAGMTFDELPFGPDAASLVRRMHHGGDFVITPLPNLLFTRDSSFWVGPRVAITSLALPARMRETSLTDLIYAFHPRFLGVRRAYESHTAPIEGGDVLLLAPGVVAVGVGERTSPAGAEALARSLFDDDLAHTVLVVPIAQNRATMHLDTVCTMVDTDAVVMYPAVRDTLQAFTIHREDNGGVSMRGPDPFLPAAAEAMGIGKLRVIDTGLDGVTAEREQWDDGNNTLAVAPGVVIAYERNEMTNVRLADAGIEVLRIPGSELGSGRGGPRCMSCPLSRDAV
- a CDS encoding SDR family oxidoreductase, with the translated sequence MRRRRTEVRGAKTLVTGAASGIGRATALAAAGAGAELVLTDINAAGLAETGALIRSAGGVVLAARALDITDYDAVTAFAEEVHAAHGSLDIVMNVAGHSIWGTVENLEHQHWRRMVEVNLMGPIHVIESFVPEMVRAGRGGALVNVSSAAGLIALPWHAAYSAGKYGIRGVSEVLRFDLEPHGISVHLVAPGAVNTPLVRSFELVGIDKEEPRVARLTTEFTKHAVPPEKVARAILTGIERNRFLVYSSPDIRFGYWWARKFALPYEFVIRRMSARFNRLLSASRARS
- a CDS encoding GntR family transcriptional regulator; the encoded protein is MFALTIDHDSSVPPYEQLRLGVLAQVRSGELTAGTKIPTVRALAAELGLAPNTVARAYRELEADGVLETRGRQGSFIASSGDPTRDAAGRAATEYVAAIRRLGVDDETALRYIRSALEA
- the soxR gene encoding redox-sensitive transcriptional activator SoxR; translated protein: MTTADWRTKELTPGQLSERSGVAVSALHFYEREGLITSRRTSGNQRRYARETLRRVAFIRISQRVGIPLSEIRAALDKLPEGRTPTRRDWETLSTTWRSDLDDRITQLIRLRDNLTGCIGCGCLSLGSCKLVNERDQLGAQGPGAVVLDTHINCPPGKNAVNCEPGTQTAAG
- a CDS encoding dolichyl-phosphate-mannose--protein mannosyltransferase, with translation MTQVTSRATAPFGTVPSWSSPAPLRPSPDFGPADTVRGWLVTAFLTVLAAVTRFTMLNYPTDAGTPVFDEKHYAPQAWQMLTGGGVEDNPGYGLVVHPPVGKQMIAIGEWMFGYNGWGWRFTAALAGTVLVLLIIRIVRRLARSTLIGAIAGILAIADGVLFVSSRIGMLDIFMALFVTAAFGCLVVERDDVRRRIALVDAQGRIGASEWGPRLGVRWWRFGAGVLLGLACGTKWSGVYFIVAFGLLSVLFDVAARRAYGVRRPWAGTILRDVGPALYALVLIPIGVYLATYWGWFASEDGVYRYAVGNQIGTGGPWAFLPDALRSLWFYSGESLNFHSTLTNSAGNHHPWESKPWTWPMGLRPMLYYYADTNVTGCGASQCVKAVMLIGTPAIWWIAFPVLGWMAWCGVVRRDWRYAAVLTGYGAALLPWFLTLDRQMYYFYAVALAPFLMMGVALVLGDILGSARGFVLPGAGSWFPRTQAGTFLPNERRSLGLLTICLYLGVVIANFIWLWPILTALPITQSNWHDHLWLPSWR
- the rsmI gene encoding 16S rRNA (cytidine(1402)-2'-O)-methyltransferase, encoding MTEDATAVGRLVLAATPMGDIGDASQRLRDALGSADVVAAEDTRRTKTLAKSLAVEITGRVVSFYDHVEAARIPALLADIEAGRTVLLVTDAGMPSVSDPGYRLVAACVERDLPVTCLPGPSAVTTALALSGLPVERFCFDGFPPRKGGQRREWLRSLATESRACVFFEAPHRLADCLADAVEVLGPERRAAVCRELTKTYEEVKRGTLAELAAWATTGVRGEITVVLEGAQPKSADPADLVDEVESLTAEGTGLKDACARIASEYNVSRRELYDAVLAARRDGAD